Proteins encoded by one window of Chromobacterium violaceum ATCC 12472:
- a CDS encoding porin, producing the protein MKKIVLAAAVAAAIPAFAQADVNLYGSLRAGVSVTKNSTNNYSSTFGVDDFGSRIGFRGNEDLGNGLKTIWQVETGFAMDGVSGGGTASGTFANRESYVGIDSSYGKLRVGYLTDVLGDSEATDNLYGPRRDGMGTNFPLYEATDLFSYGDSRYKNSVRYDSPTWNGFNLTLQYGAGENAAVGQMKQGEQYGARLAYQNSGFFGAWAYAGVLNTKGGSNSSTNRLEGGYSANNLYLAATYQWLTTYGNASAQAKNADGTLKVDDNKQPVYVIPGIKQLSPTIGSGTNKVENTGWAINAAYTIGNFKPSIVYSKRGDAKIDGVRYSLGASQWAAALDYTLSKRTMVQVGYGELKENKDAQTINQHAKDTSSLAWAMMKHNF; encoded by the coding sequence ATGAAGAAAATCGTACTCGCCGCCGCAGTCGCAGCGGCCATCCCGGCATTCGCTCAAGCCGACGTCAACCTCTACGGCTCGCTGCGCGCCGGCGTCTCCGTCACCAAGAACAGCACCAACAACTACAGCTCCACTTTCGGCGTCGACGATTTCGGCAGCCGTATCGGCTTCCGCGGCAACGAAGATCTGGGCAACGGCCTGAAAACCATCTGGCAAGTGGAAACCGGCTTCGCCATGGATGGCGTCTCCGGCGGCGGCACCGCGTCCGGCACCTTCGCCAACCGTGAAAGCTATGTTGGCATCGACAGCAGTTACGGCAAGCTGCGCGTGGGTTACCTGACCGACGTGCTGGGCGACAGCGAAGCCACCGACAACCTGTACGGTCCGCGCCGCGACGGCATGGGCACCAACTTCCCGCTGTACGAGGCAACCGACCTGTTCTCCTACGGCGACAGCCGCTACAAAAACAGCGTCCGCTACGATTCCCCCACCTGGAATGGCTTCAATCTCACGCTGCAATACGGCGCGGGCGAGAACGCCGCCGTAGGCCAGATGAAACAGGGCGAACAATACGGCGCACGTTTGGCCTATCAGAACTCCGGCTTCTTCGGCGCCTGGGCCTACGCCGGCGTGCTGAACACCAAGGGCGGCAGCAACAGCTCCACCAACCGCCTGGAAGGCGGTTACAGCGCCAACAACCTGTACCTGGCCGCTACCTACCAGTGGCTGACCACCTATGGCAACGCTTCCGCGCAAGCCAAGAATGCCGACGGCACACTCAAGGTTGACGACAACAAACAGCCGGTTTATGTCATTCCCGGCATCAAGCAATTGAGCCCGACCATAGGCAGCGGCACCAACAAGGTGGAAAACACCGGCTGGGCCATCAACGCCGCCTATACCATCGGTAACTTCAAGCCGTCCATCGTCTACTCGAAGCGCGGCGACGCCAAGATCGACGGCGTCCGCTACAGCCTGGGCGCCAGCCAGTGGGCGGCAGCTCTGGACTACACCCTGAGCAAGCGCACCATGGTGCAAGTCGGCTACGGCGAACTGAAGGAAAACAAGGACGCTCAAACCATCAACCAGCACGCCAAAGATACGTCCTCGCTGGCTTGGGCGATGATGAAGCACAACTTCTAA
- the dnaJ gene encoding molecular chaperone DnaJ: MSKRDYYDVLGVNRDASDDDIKKAYRKLAMKYHPDRNPDSKEAEDKFKEVKEAYEILSDSQKRGAYDQFGHAGVDPQAGMGGGGQGFGGFGDFADIFSDIFGGGRGGSGGGRSNVYRGADLRYNMEITLEEAARGCEKQIRIPSHESCSTCNGTGAKPGTQPKTCATCGGHGQVRMSQGFFSIQQTCPTCHGTGKQITDPCGSCHGAGQKKTTKTLNVKIPAGVDEGDRIRLGGEGEPGQNGGPAGDLYVVTHIKQHAVFQRDGMDLHCEMPISFSTAALGGEVEIPTLDGMAKVKISPETQSGRVYRLRGKGVKAVRGAEYGDLHCHVVVETPVKLTERQKELLREFEAISQGDVATHNPRSKSFMDKLRDFFE; the protein is encoded by the coding sequence ATGTCAAAAAGAGACTACTACGATGTGCTCGGCGTCAATCGCGACGCTTCCGACGACGACATCAAGAAGGCTTACCGCAAGCTGGCGATGAAGTACCATCCGGACCGCAATCCGGACAGCAAGGAGGCCGAGGACAAGTTCAAGGAGGTGAAGGAAGCCTACGAGATCCTGTCCGATAGCCAGAAGCGCGGCGCCTACGACCAGTTCGGCCACGCGGGCGTGGATCCGCAGGCCGGCATGGGCGGCGGCGGCCAGGGCTTCGGCGGCTTCGGCGATTTCGCCGACATCTTCAGCGACATCTTCGGCGGCGGCCGGGGCGGCAGCGGCGGCGGGCGTTCCAACGTCTACCGCGGCGCCGACCTGCGCTACAACATGGAAATCACGCTGGAAGAGGCGGCGCGCGGTTGCGAGAAGCAGATCCGCATCCCATCGCACGAATCCTGCTCCACCTGCAATGGAACCGGCGCCAAGCCGGGCACCCAGCCCAAGACCTGCGCCACTTGCGGCGGCCACGGCCAGGTGCGGATGAGCCAGGGCTTTTTCTCGATCCAGCAGACCTGCCCGACCTGCCACGGCACGGGCAAGCAGATCACCGATCCGTGCGGCAGCTGCCACGGCGCCGGCCAGAAGAAGACCACCAAGACGCTGAACGTGAAGATTCCGGCCGGCGTCGACGAGGGCGACCGCATCCGCCTGGGCGGCGAGGGCGAGCCGGGCCAGAACGGCGGGCCGGCCGGCGATCTGTACGTGGTCACCCATATCAAGCAGCACGCGGTGTTCCAGCGCGACGGCATGGACCTGCACTGCGAGATGCCGATCTCCTTCTCCACCGCGGCGCTGGGCGGAGAAGTGGAAATCCCGACCCTGGACGGCATGGCCAAGGTGAAGATTTCGCCGGAAACCCAGAGCGGACGGGTCTACCGCCTGCGCGGCAAGGGCGTGAAGGCGGTGCGCGGCGCCGAGTACGGCGATCTGCACTGCCACGTGGTGGTGGAAACCCCGGTCAAGCTGACCGAGCGCCAGAAAGAGCTGCTGCGCGAGTTCGAGGCGATCAGCCAGGGCGATGTGGCCACCCACAATCCGCGTTCCAAGTCCTTCATGGACAAGCTGCGCGATTTCTTCGAATAA
- the hemB gene encoding porphobilinogen synthase: MIFANRYFPVTRMRRMRKDAFSRRLMRENVLTTNDLIYPVFVMEGSNQVVDVPSMPGAPRLTLDKLLPVAEEALELGIPMLSLFPVITGNKDNEGSEAYNPEGLVPRVVRELKKRFPELGVMTDGALDPYTIHGQDGVIDANGYVLNDETTEILIKQGLCHAEAGVDVFGPSDMMDGRIGAIREAFEEEGFIHTKILAYSAKYSSGFYGPFRDALGSSANLGKADKNSYQMDPANIEEAIQEVAQDLEEGADMVMIKPGMPYLDVIRRVKDTFHVPTFAYQVSGEYAMLKAAFQNGWLNEEKCMMESLLAFKRAGADGILTYFAMDAARLLRQRG; encoded by the coding sequence ATGATTTTTGCCAATCGCTATTTCCCGGTGACCCGCATGCGCAGGATGCGCAAGGATGCGTTCAGCCGCCGGTTGATGCGCGAGAACGTGCTGACCACCAACGACCTGATCTACCCGGTCTTCGTGATGGAGGGCAGCAATCAGGTGGTGGATGTGCCGTCGATGCCGGGCGCGCCGCGGCTGACGCTGGACAAGCTGCTGCCGGTGGCCGAGGAGGCGCTGGAGCTGGGCATCCCGATGCTGTCGCTGTTCCCGGTGATCACCGGGAACAAGGACAATGAAGGCAGCGAGGCCTACAATCCGGAAGGGCTGGTGCCGCGCGTGGTGCGGGAGCTGAAGAAGCGCTTCCCGGAGCTGGGCGTGATGACCGACGGCGCGCTGGATCCTTATACCATCCACGGCCAGGACGGCGTGATCGACGCCAACGGCTACGTGCTGAACGACGAGACCACGGAAATCCTGATCAAGCAGGGCCTGTGCCATGCCGAAGCCGGCGTCGACGTGTTCGGCCCCTCCGACATGATGGACGGCCGCATCGGCGCGATCCGGGAGGCCTTCGAGGAGGAAGGCTTCATCCACACCAAGATCCTGGCCTACTCCGCCAAGTATTCGTCCGGCTTCTACGGCCCGTTCCGCGACGCGCTGGGCTCGTCCGCCAACCTCGGCAAGGCCGACAAGAACAGCTACCAGATGGATCCGGCCAATATCGAAGAGGCGATCCAGGAGGTGGCCCAGGACTTGGAAGAGGGCGCCGACATGGTGATGATCAAGCCCGGCATGCCCTACCTGGACGTGATCCGCCGCGTCAAGGACACCTTCCATGTGCCGACCTTCGCCTACCAGGTGTCCGGCGAGTATGCGATGCTGAAGGCGGCCTTCCAGAACGGTTGGCTCAATGAAGAGAAGTGCATGATGGAGAGCCTGCTGGCGTTCAAGCGCGCCGGCGCCGACGGCATCCTCACTTATTTCGCGATGGACGCCGCCCGGCTGCTGCGCCAGCGCGGATAG